Proteins encoded in a region of the Mycolicibacterium chitae genome:
- a CDS encoding bifunctional nuclease family protein, whose product MGEVRVVGIRVEQPQNQPVLLLRETNGDRYLPIWIGQPEAAAIALEQQGVEPARPLTHDLIKDLIGALGHSLKEVRIVDLQEGTFYADLVFDRDIRVSARPSDSVAIALRVGVPIFVEEAVLAEAGLLIPDESDEESEGGVREDEVEKFKEFLDSVSPDDFKAT is encoded by the coding sequence ATGGGTGAAGTTCGTGTGGTTGGCATACGCGTAGAGCAGCCGCAGAATCAGCCGGTATTGCTCCTGCGCGAGACGAACGGCGATCGCTATCTGCCCATCTGGATCGGCCAGCCGGAGGCCGCCGCCATTGCGCTCGAACAGCAGGGTGTCGAACCGGCCCGGCCGCTGACCCATGACTTGATCAAGGATCTCATTGGTGCCCTTGGTCATTCACTCAAGGAAGTCCGCATCGTCGACCTGCAGGAAGGCACGTTCTACGCCGACCTGGTCTTCGACCGCGACATCCGGGTCTCCGCGCGTCCCTCGGATTCGGTGGCGATCGCGTTGCGGGTGGGCGTGCCGATCTTCGTCGAGGAGGCGGTGCTCGCCGAGGCCGGGCTGTTGATCCCCGACGAGTCCGACGAGGAGTCCGAGGGCGGGGTCCGCGAGGACGAGGTGGAGAAGTTCAAGGAGTTTCTCGACAGCGTCTCGCCGGACGATTTCAAGGCCACCTGA
- the ftsR gene encoding transcriptional regulator FtsR, whose translation MTAPDTPAYAGMSIGAVLDLLRPDFPDVTISKIRFLEAEGLVTPQRSASGYRRFTAYDCARLRFILTAQRDQYLPLKVIKAQLDAQPDGELPQAASPYGVPTLVSTDDGERLPASAMGPVRVRLSREDVLEQSGADTAAGEELLGALLKAGIITTGPGGFFDEHAVVILQCARALADYGVEPRHLRAFRSAADRQSDLIAQIAGPLVKADKAGARDRADDLAREVAALAITLHTSLIKSAVRDVLHR comes from the coding sequence CTCCCGCGTACGCCGGGATGTCGATCGGAGCGGTTCTGGACCTGCTACGACCCGATTTCCCGGATGTCACCATCTCCAAGATTCGGTTCTTGGAGGCAGAGGGGCTCGTCACGCCGCAGCGCTCGGCGTCGGGGTATCGGAGATTCACGGCCTACGACTGTGCCCGGCTGCGGTTCATCCTGACCGCCCAGCGCGATCAGTACCTGCCGCTGAAGGTGATCAAGGCCCAGCTCGACGCGCAGCCGGACGGAGAACTGCCGCAGGCGGCGTCGCCGTACGGCGTCCCGACGCTGGTCTCGACCGACGACGGCGAGCGGTTGCCGGCCTCGGCCATGGGCCCGGTGCGGGTCCGGCTCAGCCGGGAGGACGTGCTGGAACAGAGCGGCGCGGACACCGCGGCCGGCGAGGAACTGCTGGGCGCGTTGCTCAAGGCCGGGATCATCACCACCGGACCCGGTGGGTTCTTCGACGAACACGCGGTCGTGATCCTGCAGTGCGCCCGCGCCCTGGCCGACTACGGCGTGGAACCGCGGCATCTGCGCGCGTTCCGGTCGGCCGCCGACCGGCAGTCCGATCTGATCGCCCAGATCGCCGGCCCGCTGGTCAAAGCAGACAAGGCCGGTGCCCGCGACCGCGCCGACGATCTGGCGCGTGAGGTCGCCGCACTGGCGATCACCTTGCACACGTCGTTGATCAAGTCGGCGGTACGCGACGTTCTGCATCGGTGA
- a CDS encoding MerR family transcriptional regulator: MSEQPRQGQLDLDAAGQVADVGVSEPVQAGLFPDDSVPDELVGYRGPSACQIAGITYRQLDYWARTSLVVPSIRGAAGSGSQRLYSFKDILVLKIVKRLLDTGISLHNIRVAVDHLRQRGVSDLANITLFSDGTTVYECTSAEEVVDLLQGGQGVFGIAVSGAMRELTGAIADFPGERADGGESIAAPEDELASRRKHRDRKTG, from the coding sequence GTGAGCGAGCAGCCACGTCAGGGACAACTTGACCTCGACGCAGCGGGACAGGTCGCCGACGTCGGTGTTTCCGAACCGGTGCAGGCGGGCCTGTTCCCGGACGATTCGGTGCCCGACGAACTGGTCGGCTACCGCGGGCCCAGCGCCTGCCAGATCGCCGGCATCACCTACCGGCAGTTGGATTACTGGGCACGGACCTCGCTGGTGGTGCCGTCGATTCGCGGCGCGGCCGGCTCCGGCAGCCAGCGCCTGTATTCGTTCAAGGACATCCTGGTCCTCAAGATCGTCAAGCGGCTGCTGGACACCGGCATCTCGCTGCACAACATCCGCGTCGCCGTCGACCATCTGCGGCAGCGCGGCGTCTCGGACCTGGCGAACATCACGCTGTTCTCCGACGGCACCACGGTCTACGAGTGCACGTCCGCCGAGGAAGTGGTGGACCTGCTGCAGGGCGGCCAGGGCGTGTTCGGCATCGCGGTGAGCGGGGCCATGCGCGAATTGACCGGCGCGATCGCCGATTTCCCAGGTGAGCGTGCCGACGGCGGCGAGTCGATCGCCGCGCCCGAGGACGAGCTGGCCTCGCGGCGCAAGCACCGCGACCGCAAGACCGGCTGA